The window TTCATTCTGCTGATTAGATTGACGTATTACAATAGAGCTTTTTTCTTTAATTTCGAGCTCAGGAAGCATCTCTCTTATGATTAAACTTACTTCATTTAATCCAGGCAATAGGGGCATTGGTATATATCAACAAGTTCGTTACTCCGAAATTTATAAAATCCCATTATTTTTCCGTTATCACTTTGAACAAGATGCCATATTACCTTATTACGATAGTTCCAAGGTTCTGGCATACCTATTAGGGGCTTTACTACTGCACTTACTCCAGCAATGTGTTTGAAGGTATCTTCAACAATTCTTTGTTTGAGTAGCAATTGCTGCTGATAATCAACATGTTGATAGGAACAACCACCGCAATGATAATAATAAGGACAATTAGCCTGCGCCCGATAAGGTGATTTTAAAATAATATCTTTCAGTATTCCCCGGGAATATTGTTTCTTATCTTCACTAATAATAGCCTGTACGATCTCTCCGGGAATGGTATAGGGAATAAAAATAACCTTACCAGCATTTCGAGCAATCCCTTCACCATTATGACTAATCCCTTCAATAAATAGATCTATCATATTGTTTTTTATTTCCAAAATCCAACATATTTTTACAATTCCCTTTTAATATTTTTCTCAATTTTATCCCAAAAATTATTAATACCAATCACTTTTAAATTATCAAAAAAATAAAAAGGTTTTTGAAATAAATACATATACTATTTCTATTTTATATTGGAACCATTGCAGTAAAAAACCAATTTATCTAATTCTGCCTTAAGAATATCTTTTAGAAATATCGACCTATTCATTCAGTAGATTCAAGGTAAATGGTTGACCATGACCTGGATAAACGGTTTTGATGTCTAAGCTTTTAAGTTTCTTTATGTAAGCTTTTGCCTCTGTAATATCATCCATAATATCAAATACAGCTGGTTTTTTGATATTTCCCATCAAATCGCCACAAAAGAGATGGCCTTCAGCAGTAAGGATAGCAATGGATCCTCTGGTATGGCAGGGTATATATATGGCTTTTGCTTCCAATCCAAATTCAGAAAAATTGTATTCACCATCAATAGTTATATCAGGTATAAATCTATCGTTCTTTTTCAGACCTAAAAACAAGTTAGCTAATGTTTTAATCAACATATTTGGATTCTTTCTGCTAAAAAACATATCCCCGTATTCTACCATGCCTATATCACTGGGATGCATGGCAATTTTACTGGCAAATTTGGTATGAAAATAAGCAGCATTGCCGGCATGGTCCAAATCTCCATGGGTTAATATAATGAGTTTAAGTTGACCAATGCCACATCCAGACTTCTCTATCTCTTTTTCAATTACTGAACGATAGCGAGGAAAACCGGTATCTATAAGAAAATAATTATCACCTGTCTTGATAAGGTAACAATTGACATAATTGTTCAATATAAAATGATGAGTGAATGTTTTAATTTCCATGTTAATTATCGTCCATATCTCTATCTTTCTTTTCAACCACCACAGTACATTTAGTAACCAAAGCTGCAATAGCCCCTAAAGCAGCCAGGGCAGGCGCCAGTAAAGCGCCAACAGCTCCAGCCGTAAGTGGAAACTCAGCGATGGTCTCCTCTTTTTCATTTTTAATGATTATCCTGCGAGCATTTCCTTCCTGAATGATTTCTCTCACTTTTTCAACAATTTTTTCACCAGAAACAACAAAAGACTCTTTATTCTTTTGATTTGTCATGATAATTCCCTCACCTTCTTAAGATTTATACTATAATATTTCATATAGCCTGTTTATATTATATAATAATTTTTTAAATTCTTTGCAATATAAGAGGGAATTATTTTTTTCTCAAATAAGGTTAACCTCTGAAGAAATTAGTAATAATTTTTCTAAAAAATATTTATGCATGTGTAAACCTCTCATAAATAATGACACCAGGAATCCTGGCCAAAAGCCCACTAACCTTTTTATTAATCTATCCAGACTATAATTATATAATTTAATATTAATCTCGAAAATCACATTTTGCCATTGATCTAATATCAGTTAGAAAAGAAATTATAATAAGTTATACCATAAAATAGAGAGCAGAGATGTTGGTTTAATTATGAAATATAGATAGATATAAGTAATAAAACAAATAAAAAAATTAGGTAATCCCATACTTAAGTTGCACTTAGAACCTTGAAAAACTGTTGATAAATCAGTATAAAGAGAGTATGAAAACATGTCCTCGCTGCGGCAGTAAAAAATTCTGGTCTCTTTCTACC is drawn from Atribacterota bacterium and contains these coding sequences:
- a CDS encoding TRAM domain-containing protein, encoding MIDLFIEGISHNGEGIARNAGKVIFIPYTIPGEIVQAIISEDKKQYSRGILKDIILKSPYRAQANCPYYYHCGGCSYQHVDYQQQLLLKQRIVEDTFKHIAGVSAVVKPLIGMPEPWNYRNKVIWHLVQSDNGKIMGFYKFRSNELVDIYQCPYCLD
- a CDS encoding MBL fold metallo-hydrolase, translated to MEIKTFTHHFILNNYVNCYLIKTGDNYFLIDTGFPRYRSVIEKEIEKSGCGIGQLKLIILTHGDLDHAGNAAYFHTKFASKIAMHPSDIGMVEYGDMFFSRKNPNMLIKTLANLFLGLKKNDRFIPDITIDGEYNFSEFGLEAKAIYIPCHTRGSIAILTAEGHLFCGDLMGNIKKPAVFDIMDDITEAKAYIKKLKSLDIKTVYPGHGQPFTLNLLNE
- a CDS encoding DUF4342 domain-containing protein, with translation MTNQKNKESFVVSGEKIVEKVREIIQEGNARRIIIKNEKEETIAEFPLTAGAVGALLAPALAALGAIAALVTKCTVVVEKKDRDMDDN